A genomic region of Devosia ginsengisoli contains the following coding sequences:
- a CDS encoding F0F1 ATP synthase subunit epsilon: MAEGLKIEIVSPERLVLSEVVTSVTVPGTEGYFTVMDDHAPFMTTLRPGFITVNQNGQDSIFFVKGGFADVSPDGLTILAERSVPVAEFDHADLAAQIKAAEAELAAAATPEDKSYAQEVVSALLNLAIEAGQLNQGHVH, encoded by the coding sequence ATGGCTGAAGGCCTCAAGATCGAGATCGTGTCGCCCGAGCGGCTGGTGCTGTCGGAAGTCGTGACCTCGGTCACCGTTCCGGGCACCGAGGGCTATTTCACCGTGATGGACGACCATGCGCCGTTCATGACGACGCTGCGCCCCGGCTTCATCACGGTCAACCAGAACGGGCAGGACTCGATCTTCTTCGTCAAGGGCGGCTTTGCCGATGTCTCGCCTGATGGCCTGACCATCCTGGCCGAGCGTTCGGTGCCGGTTGCTGAATTCGACCATGCCGACCTCGCTGCGCAGATCAAGGCGGCCGAGGCCGAACTGGCCGCCGCCGCGACGCCGGAAGACAAGTCCTACGCCCAGGAAGTGGTCAGCGCGCTGCTGAACCTGGCCATCGAAGCCGGCCAGCTCAACCAGGGCCACGTCCACTAG